The sequence GATCTGGGCGGCGCCGATCAGGAGCGCGCTCTGCGCGCGCGGTGCGTCGGAGGGAATGCCCTTGTCGAGCAGGCGGGACAGGACATGGCCGAGCGTGCCGAGCCGGCGCAGCACGGTCGCAACCAGGCGGCGCATCAGCGCGCGGTCGCGGTCGGCCAGCGTCTTCAGCCCGGGATGGGCGCCGCCGCCGTCGAGCTGGTCGTCAAGCGTGCGGTGCTTGTGCAGGACGCCGTCGACGATGTCGGCGGCAATCCGCCGCGCCGCGAGACCAGGCACTTCGGATGGTGGGGCGAAACGTTGAGATGGCATGCGGAAGCAAGGTTCTGAGCGAGCGGCAGTTCCGCCGCAATGGGCGCATGCCTAGAGAATTCGATCTGTGGCACGCGAATATGCCAAATGTAAGAATGGTCTCTCGCCTTTGCAGCCCGCCATGACCATTTCAGCAATGCGATATTGGACCTCGCATGCCCCGTGATCTTGCGCTAGGAGCGCCGACATGAGTGACCAGCCCTCCGTTCCTGATCGCAAGCAGCTCCCGCCGGCTGCCCAGCGCGCGTTGGCCGAAGCCGAAGCGCGCCGGCAGGCTGCTGCTGCGGCTCATGCCGAAGCGGGTCCCAAGGAATTGCAGGGACCGAAGGGGCCTGAGCCCACCCGTTACGGGGATTGGGAGCGCAAGGGCATTGCGTCGGATTTTTGAGCTGCAGGTCCGGCATACCCTCGCCTTCCTACATACTCTCCTCTTGAGGCATCTTGCCGGTTCAGCCGACTCAGCCCTAGCGTGCACGGATGCCGCGCTTCGAGCCCAGTCGCCCATACCGGCCGTACTACAGACGCTCGCCGTTCGGCCGGCGCTTCTCGGGGCTGTTGCCGTGGATGTTCGTGGTCGGAGCCGCGACGGCTCTGGTGCTCGTCTCCCGGCACGGAACGAACTGGCCTGCTGCGCATGACGCCGAAGGACGGGCGAAAGATACCGAGATCGTCCTGCAGCAGTCCGGCAACGCCAATGCACGCCAGCCGGTCGATGTCATCCGCACCGTTGACGGCGATACTTTTCTCGCGCGCGTGCTCCAGCGCAACGGCCGCGATCTCGT is a genomic window of Bradyrhizobium sp. CB1717 containing:
- a CDS encoding thermonuclease family protein, producing MPRFEPSRPYRPYYRRSPFGRRFSGLLPWMFVVGAATALVLVSRHGTNWPAAHDAEGRAKDTEIVLQQSGNANARQPVDVIRTVDGDTFLARVLQRNGRDLVVRVRLRGIDAPEMKASCQDELDKAKAATAALRDLLGQGDVTISNLGADKYGRVLADVATRRTANVSAALLAGGYARSYDGGHRDGWCARSRRFW
- a CDS encoding DUF1674 domain-containing protein, producing MSDQPSVPDRKQLPPAAQRALAEAEARRQAAAAAHAEAGPKELQGPKGPEPTRYGDWERKGIASDF